In Thermoproteales archaeon, the following are encoded in one genomic region:
- a CDS encoding type II toxin-antitoxin system VapC family toxin: MRFLDSSVFLHAYLKPRRKLKPREVLIKNEAKNIIENVDNGKESVLTTVVHLSEVFNIVESRLGLRYSIYIASRIFSLKNVEIAKVDRLDYEKALAIAERYNVSLNDALAYIKMGEYNIEEIYTFNKHFKNLPVKIANII; the protein is encoded by the coding sequence ATGAGATTTCTCGATTCAAGCGTTTTTCTACATGCTTACTTGAAGCCTCGAAGGAAGCTAAAGCCGAGGGAGGTTTTGATAAAAAATGAGGCTAAAAACATTATTGAAAATGTGGACAATGGAAAGGAATCTGTTTTAACAACAGTTGTACACTTAAGCGAGGTGTTCAATATAGTAGAGTCTCGTTTAGGTTTACGCTATAGCATTTACATAGCGTCGAGAATTTTCTCGCTGAAAAATGTAGAGATAGCTAAAGTGGACAGATTAGACTATGAGAAAGCCCTCGCTATAGCAGAACGCTACAACGTTAGCTTAAACGATGCATTAGCCTATATTAAAATGGGAGAATATAACATAGAGGAAATATACACTTTTAATAAGCATTTCAAAAACCTCCCCGTAAAAATAGCAAACATCATTTAG